Proteins encoded by one window of Streptomyces sp. LX-29:
- a CDS encoding ATP-binding protein → MGETPVLRRVAFQLPRHPASIATARHRIREQLVAWSREAWLVEDAVLVVSELTTNTVRHGHVLEREFEVAVTMMADGSCVVEVADGGSRYDPVPPSAQPPPEAESGRGLRLVDSLAESWGVWNRGRFGKTVWALLRPAGGAGG, encoded by the coding sequence ATGGGGGAGACACCGGTCCTCAGACGCGTCGCGTTCCAACTACCGCGACATCCCGCGTCGATCGCCACGGCCCGGCACCGGATCCGCGAGCAGCTGGTCGCGTGGAGCCGCGAGGCGTGGCTGGTGGAAGACGCGGTCCTGGTGGTCTCGGAGCTGACGACCAACACGGTCCGGCACGGCCATGTCCTGGAGCGGGAGTTCGAGGTCGCCGTCACGATGATGGCCGACGGCTCCTGCGTGGTGGAGGTCGCCGACGGGGGCAGCCGCTACGACCCCGTCCCGCCGTCCGCCCAACCGCCCCCCGAGGCCGAGTCCGGCCGCGGACTGCGCCTCGTCGACTCCCTCGCCGAGTCCTGGGGCGTGTGGAACCGCGGCCGCTTCGGCAAGACGGTCTGGGCGCTGCTGCGGCCGGCTGGTGGCGCCGGCGGCTGA